One Plasmodium cynomolgi strain B DNA, chromosome 12, whole genome shotgun sequence genomic region harbors:
- a CDS encoding hypothetical protein (putative), with the protein MNENVFFFKKNIVLSKWKIAHRGNNKNYLFKYIALMFKLIYEVVYNILDEKNLESEQICKYQNVYKNTVEHIKESLTYINDVNYFDNFQDAHIELYHKNVLFMDMFVYHKKKFKLDYLSCPEKKNFVDIIFTYLKTILRVRSDHLSKKEEMLYHKFVLNRYILSFVANFSSNPAVSNYIKQINGLDVLRKFMYIDDRDTCLAEYSILAIKHIKENENLDDL; encoded by the exons atgaacgaaaatgtgttttttttcaagaaaaatattgtacTGAGCAAGTGGAAAATTGCTCACCGGGggaataacaaaaattatttattcaaataCATCGCATTGATGTTTAAACTCATTTACGAAGTAGTGTACAACATCcttgatgaaaaaaacttGGAATCagaacaaatttgcaaataccaaaatgtatacaaaaaCACCGTTGAGCACATAAAGGAAAGTCTAACGTACATAAATGACGTAAACTATTTTGACAACTTCCAAGATGCGCACATCGAATTGTATCACAAAAATGTTCTATTCATGGATATGTTCgtatatcataaaaaaaaattca AACTGGACTACCTCTCTTgtccagaaaaaaaaaactttgtTGACATTATTTTTACCTACTTAAAAACGATTTTGCGAGTGCGAAGTGACCATTTAtcgaaaaaggaggaaatgctttatcataaatttgttttaaacAGATACATCCTTAGCTTCGTGGCTAACTTTTCCTCAAATCCAGCAGTGTCGAATTATATCAAACAGATTAACG GCCTCGACGTTTTGAGAAAATTCATGTACATTGACGATAGGGACACTTGTCTAGCAGAATATTCCATTTTG GCCATTAAACACAttaaggaaaatgaaaacttgGACGATTTATAA